The segment GGGCTCGTCGGCTGACCACAGGAGGCTGGATGCTCCCTGCGCGTCGAGCACGTTCACGCTTTCAGTCTCGAATCGCACCCTGTCCCGGCCAAGCCCTTCGCCGGCCATGAAGGCGGCGCCGGCAACAAGGTAGGGGACCCGCTGCAGGGCGGTCCCGAAGACGGTGATCCCGAACTCCATGCGGTCGCCCGTCGCGAACCGCCCCGGGTCTGTTGGAAGCGAGAGAACCAGCGGCCGGGCCTGGTCCTCGGTGCTCGCGCCGGCGGTATTGGCCCCCCAGAGATCGGGGTACGGGCAAACGGTCTGGAGCAGGCACCCGTCGCAGGTGTCGAAGCCGGGACCGCACGAGGCGAGGTAGGTCGTCGACTTGAGCATGCCGTAGAGGAAGCTTCCCGGAAACTCTCGCAGGTGCCCGGCGTCCACGGCGCGCAGGCGCACGACCAGGCGCGCGAACCGGAGACCTGACAGCGCCTGCGTCCACTGTGCAGCGGTCGGAATGAGAGTTGTCGGCATG is part of the Candidatus Tanganyikabacteria bacterium genome and harbors:
- the cas6 gene encoding CRISPR system precrRNA processing endoribonuclease RAMP protein Cas6, which codes for MPTTLIPTAAQWTQALSGLRFARLVVRLRAVDAGHLREFPGSFLYGMLKSTTYLASCGPGFDTCDGCLLQTVCPYPDLWGANTAGASTEDQARPLVLSLPTDPGRFATGDRMEFGITVFGTALQRVPYLVAGAAFMAGEGLGRDRVRFETESVNVLDAQGASSLLWSADEPGCLAREVPAQRLAELPLDSGGADVTIRIPDGAILRDRGVLVGDAPAPKLLARYIRDRYNRLVQHFGGEAIGPDFDVFAAADGVEIIRSATEAVTHVRWSAKQERVIKIHAIRGTVTYGGAGLADLLPLLRMGEIVHVGKYATLGLGRYLIQ